Part of the Henckelia pumila isolate YLH828 chromosome 2, ASM3356847v2, whole genome shotgun sequence genome is shown below.
acgAAATGGGGAAGGAGATGAGTGAAGGAGAATAGTCAACCAAGACAAGATAATATATTCAACtccaattttgcactttagtccctgaaatttccaaaatttgtaaaatagaccctgatcaaaatcaagtaggctcttgaactctgtaatctccgattaactcaaataagctcatttaagataaaaatcggggcgttacaggattttaggtgctacataTTTTGTGCGGAATTCTTGCTTTCGTTCTCATAGATAGTGGTGCATCGCATTCATTCGTTTCGACACGTTTTGTTAAGTGTCATAGATTGTCATACATTATCCTAGACGTATTACTTTTGGTATCTACCCCAACTGATCATTCGGCTTTGGCCAAGCATTTATTCTTGGGTTATTCTTTAGAGTTTTAGGGCTCTGAGTTATCGACGAATCTTATGATTCTAGCAATagaggattttgactgtattttgggtaCCGATGTTTTGACTTCTTATCGAGCTACTGTGGACTATTATCCAAAGATTGTTCAGTTTCGTTCAATCGAGGGCGAtatttggtttttctatggtgaagTATCTCGACCCCTTATGCCTCTAGTATCAGCTAGTCAGACTTTGGAAGCAAGTGGGGAAGACTATCTTATCTATGTGATTGGTACTTCCATATGGAGTAGGGCTTTTGAGGAGATACAAGTAGTTTTCAAGTACCCAGATGTTTTTTCAGATAAGATTCCAGAGTTTCCTCCCGTTCGAGAAGTCAAGTTTGGGATCGAGCTTGTGTCAGGGACGACATCTATTTCTTGTGAACCTTATCGCCTGACACCAGCAGAGATGAGGGATTTTcagcagcagttgcaggatttgTTGGATAAGGGGTATATCTGACCGAGCGTTTTACCTCGGGGAGCGCCAATACTTTTTTTCAAGAAGGATTGTTCCATGCGTCTCAGTATTGACTACAGACAATTGAACCAAGAGACAGTTAAGAAAAAGTATCATTTGCcacgtattgatgatttgttcgaccaGCTGCATGGTACTTCAGTGTACTCAAATATTGATGTTAGGATCGAATACGTgagtagaggggggtgaatacacacttaaaaATTTTTCAAACTCTTTGCGAGCAGTCTTAATAGAGTTAATTATTAAGGATATTTTCTTTATTCTGAAAAGCAGTTTGAACTACTTAAGTAGTGCGGATAAACAGTCCAAGTGAATTTgtgatatatttatatgtttaagTATAGATAATAAAATGAATGAGCAATTGAAGTAAATAAGATAAGATATATGGAAGTTCGAAAAAAACTGATTTTACGTCTCTCCTTCTTCCATGAAGGAAGGAAtttactagaagactttgatttatacaacccatgTACACAATCCACCCCAATCGTTGAACTTATACTTTGCCTAGATCGAAACTCCTAGTTCTCAACACAAATTAAGACGACAAGTCTTAACAGCAACAAATGAAATAATCGTAGTTTGAATGAATCCTTAGATTCAAACTGATGAGCAACTCCTCTTCAACAATTCTTTGATGAGCATTTGGGAGTCGACTCTTTGCCCTTGATGATCCTTAGAATGATCTGATATGTAGCTTATATATGTTGGCTGAGTGAGAAGTTGAGATAAATATATGCAAAGTGCTCAGAGTATTCTGATAGCTTTTGAGATTTTTCACTgctatttctcttctttttgttCTTTTCTCTCGAAATCTTCCTCTATATTTTTATAGTAATCTTTTTGTAACGTTCATATTTTTGTTGTTCTTGAATTACCTTAATAGATCTACCCGTTTGTGTATCCAGAAATTTTGtgaatttattttctttttgaatATCATATGCAATACTAGATTTAACCATATGTTGTGCAGGCCTTTGATTGTTACTGTTCAGTCTATACCTCTTTTGAATTGACCTGCAGTTAAAGAACTGTACGTCTTTGATATCTCATTTGAAAATTTGTTCTATACTGGACTGGTTTCTTCCATGACCTGGTGGAACTTGACTCATTAATCTGATCAATTCCATGTGGTCCTGAATTCAACCGAATATTTCCAGAATAAATGTTCTTGGGTT
Proteins encoded:
- the LOC140879323 gene encoding uncharacterized protein — translated: MILAIEDFDCILGTDVLTSYRATVDYYPKIVQFRSIEGDIWFFYGEVSRPLMPLVSASQTLEASGEDYLIYVIGTSIWSRAFEEIQVVFKYPDVFSDKIPEFPPVREVKFGIELVSGTTSISCEPYRLTPAEMRDFQQQLQDLLDKGYI